DNA from Gephyromycinifex aptenodytis:
GCCGCCCTGGCCGACACCGGTGGGGCTGCGGCAGCCGAAGCGATCCTGACCACCGACACCGTCACCAAACAGGCTTGTGCCTCCGGGGCCGGCTGGACGGTCGGCGGTATGGCCAAGGGTGCAGGGATGCTCGCTCCGGCACTGGCCACCATGCTCGTCGTGCTCACCACGGACGCGGTGGTCGACCCGCAGGATCTGGACGCGGCGCTACGCAGCGCCTGCGCGCTCACCTTCGAGCGCATCGACTCCGACGGATGCATGTCCACCAACGACACGGTGGTGGCGCTGGCCTCCGGCGCCTCCGGGGTGGCGGTGAGCCGGGCCGAGCTGAGGGAGTGCTTGACGCAGGTCTGCGCCGAACTCGCCCGGGCTCTGATAGCGGATGCGGAGGGTGCACAACACGACATCGAGATCGCGGTGCTGGGGGCAGCCAGCGAAGCCGACGCGCTGCAGGTGGGCCGGGCCATCGCCGGCAACAACCTGTTCAAGTGCGCGATCTTCGGCGGCGACCCCAACTGGGGTCGCATCGTGGCCGCTGTCGGCACGACACAAGCCCACTTTGATCCGCAGACCTTGGACGTGAGCATCAACGGAGTGCAGGTCTGCCGGGCCACCGGGGTGGGCCAGGACCGAGAACTGGTCGACCTGAGACCCCGGCAGGTCCAGATAGAGGTGGACCTGAACGCAGGTCAGCACAGCGCCACGGTGTGGACCAACGACCTCACCCACGATTACGTTCACGAGAACTCGGCGTACAGCTCATGAATGCCCAAGACCTGGAGCAGCGCGTCATCGCAGCCCGCCGGCATCTGCGTACGTTGCGGGACCGCACCGGCTTGCAGAGCGCCGCAGCCAAAGCGGGCACCCTGGTGGAGGCGCTGCCGTGGCTGGAGCAGTTCAAGGGCGCGCTCGTCGTCGTCAAGTACGGCGGTAACGCCATGATCGATGAGGAACTCAAACAAGCCTTCGCCCAAGACATCGCTTTCCTGCGCTATGCGGGACTGCGTCCGGTCGTGGTTCATGGGGGCGGCCCGCAGATCGCCCGCATGCTGCAGCGGTTGGGGATGCAGAGCGAGTTCAAGGGCGGACTCCGGGTGACCACACCTGAGGTGATGGATGTCGTGCGCATGGTGCTGACCGGGCAGGTCGGGCGCGAGCTGGTGGGACTGCTCAACCAACACGGGCCCA
Protein-coding regions in this window:
- the argJ gene encoding bifunctional glutamate N-acetyltransferase/amino-acid acetyltransferase ArgJ produces the protein MSVTAPSGFRAAGVTAGLKASGRPDVALVVNDGPDHHGAAVFTSNRVQAAPVTWSRQVVADQRVDAVVLNSGGANACTGPQGFRDTHTTAEHVAQQLQISAGDVFVCSTGLIGELLPMQRLLAGVDQAVAALADTGGAAAAEAILTTDTVTKQACASGAGWTVGGMAKGAGMLAPALATMLVVLTTDAVVDPQDLDAALRSACALTFERIDSDGCMSTNDTVVALASGASGVAVSRAELRECLTQVCAELARALIADAEGAQHDIEIAVLGAASEADALQVGRAIAGNNLFKCAIFGGDPNWGRIVAAVGTTQAHFDPQTLDVSINGVQVCRATGVGQDRELVDLRPRQVQIEVDLNAGQHSATVWTNDLTHDYVHENSAYSS